The genomic region aagtataaattAGCAGAtctgtaccacattgggtgaggcgggttgcaggagagtatattcagtccgtagatggaaagtgagattaaaatatatacgaaaaaaCTAGGAAAACTATTATTTACACGGGACAAGCCGGGACAAGACAAAACAGACATCCAACTGCATCTTGGAATTTTTTTATGTGGTGATGATGATTAATTCTCTCCCAAGCCTTTGTCTTGTACATGTGTCATTGATCTTTGTTTGTCTCACTGTGCCTCTCAGCTCCTTATATCAGTAGAATTACCCTACTAactttctccctttctttctttcctccctctctccatctttccccccCTTCCTGTATTCTGTAGATGTGTCAGTGAGCCTGCTGTCCCTGGTGGTGACAGCCTGTGGCCTGGCCCTGTTCGGGGTCTCAATCTTCGTCTCCTGGAAGCTCTGCTGGATCCCATGGAGGGAGCGTGGCCCCTCCCCCAGCATCAAGGAGCCCACCCATGGGCACCACAATTCCCCCATGGCACCTTTACAACCCTATGTCCCATCCAGGGAGTCAGTCTACACAGCCGTCGACCCACTTGTCCCAACCCTCGACCGCCGTGAGTCCCATCGCTGCTCCATTGTCCCTGTGGCATCTGGGACCGTGACGGGGCCGGTGACCCCCGTATCACCGCCCCCCATAGCGGCGATCATCCCCATCCCAGAGGCGGCCATGAAGATTAGCCACACGTCTCCAGACATCCCCCTAGAGTCCCAGAGTAAAGGCCGCGAGAACGGGGTCCACACCAACCCTCGTACGCAGAGGCAGACTACTGAGCCCTCACCCTCCGTCCGGTCAATGTCTATACACACAGAGATTGGGTGAGTACTATATCACAGTCCTCTACTATGATGAAGTCACTATTGTACTATGTACTGTGCTTGTATACTGTAGTACCTACTATACCAAGCTCCCTTACAATATAAGACTGCTACTAAGACTGCTACTTTGCTTTCATAATACATAGTATTTAATTAGTTCACCACAATGGTTATCACAGGAGGAGTAAAGCTTTCAATACAGTACACTGTCAGTCCATGAGTACCACAGTCCACCAGGATTGGGGTTGATTCCACAAATGTATTATAAATTCAATTTAATTTAATTCAAATTCCAGGTCAATCTTTCAATTCAGAGATAATTCCATTCCTCTAAATTCCAAGaattccacaaattcaaattcaaattcaattccTTCAGGCTTTCAGGATGATCATGTCACCGTTCAGACAGCCTACCTATATTTCCAGTATTACAGGTTaaaattattacaaataaaatctACAGTAAATGTGTTATACTATTTGTGATCATTCCTTTTTAACTGGGTAATGGAAAAATATTGAATTCCAATTAAACTCCAAAGATTAAATTTCCTTTACAATTACAATTCCATTCAAAATAAACAAGTACAGTCTAATTCCAATTCCATAATTTGAAGATTTTTTAAATTTCAATGTAATTCAATGTCAATTCTCCACCATGAGTGAATTTATGAATATAATTGGACATTCTAATTAAATTAATATTTACCCCAATCCTACTGTACAAATATTTATACTGTCCTTCTGAAGTAAAGACATTATAATTGGTTCGTGACTTTGGTTTGCACAATATTTTCCACGAGTAAAATAAACCCCGACAGCCCATTCATTAATTTGAAAAAAAATTCTCCAGATTCTTAATTTCACTTTCAGAACATTGTAAACTTCATCCACACTTAGGTAGAAACCATGACTCACTccggaactgcaatctgggaggtattcCATTGATATTCCCGTAGACAGCCATTTCAATGACTGGTgagctcaacaacaacaaaaatacggATGGATtctcctcaggttttcacctgccatatcagttatgttatactcacagacattattgtaacagttttggaaactttagagtgttttctatccaatactaccaattatatgcatatcctagcttctgggcctgagtaacaggcagtttactttgggcaccttagtcatccaaacttccgaatactgccccctatcccgaaGAACTTTTAAAGCCCTGTGTGACACAAAAGAGGCAGTTGGGAAGTTCTAGCATTAACAAGGTTTGAACATTGAACAGAAGCTCAGACATAGCAACCCAGCAGCTGTAGGGCAGCTATCCCACTGAGTCTTGTGGAGTCAGAAAACAATGTTCTGTGAGTAATTCTAACCCAAGACACTCTTTTTATCAATGAGTTTCACTTTAGCTGTTAGTAATTTGTTTGTGTTTGAAGGAAAGTCTATCCACTGCTCAGCACGTAACACTTACCCACAACTCATCCCTCTTGAAAAACCGAGTAGAGTGAATTTGTTATTTTTGTCGATTGTTGCTTGAGCCGTAATGTTCATATTTACATAAATCCTTCATCTATATTATTCAGGTACTCTGTTGTTGTATCAAATACacattttctgtctctctgtgtgtgtcctctcacctATGCTGACAATGGTaatgtgtctctttctgtctgtcctcTGCACAGGTCTAACTCTATTCGTAGATTATCCGTAAACAGGTCCAACCCGGACTTTAACGTGGCCCAGTTCCAGAGACAAGACTCCCTGACTGGGATGGGACTGGGTCTGGGCCGTCTCAAACCAGAGCTTTATAAGCAGCGCTCCTTGGAAGGGGATGAGGGCGGCCGGCGGGGCGGAGGCTGTGGACACCTACACTTCATTCTCAAGTTCGACTGTGACCTGGAGCAACTAATCGTCAAGATCCACAAGGCGCAGGATCTCCCCGCCAAGGACTTATTGGGCACCTCGGACCCCTACGTCAAGATCTACCTACTACCGGACCGGCAGACCAAGCACCAGACCAAGGTTCACCGCAAGACACTCAACCCCGTGTTCGATGAAGTATTCCTGTTCCCCGTGGAGTACGCTGAGCTGCCGACGCGCAAGCTGCACTTCAGTGTTTATGACTTTGATCGCTTCTCGCGCCACGATATCATCGGCCAGGTGGTGGTGGACAACTTCCTTGATCTGGTGGACTTCCCTGCAGAGACAAAGCTTTGCCGGGACATCCAGTATGTCTCCACGGTCAGTCAACACATCCTGTTTGATCACTTCCTGTTTCCAGCTTTTAGGGGAATGTTTGTTCTGCTTGAACCCTGTTAGATTTACAAAGATAAATGGTAAATTATAACTATAGCAGGATATTAATTTCAGATTAGCCATTTTTTACAGTACTGTCCTCTGGTTGAATGCCTCATATACATTTTTTCAAGATGAGCCACAGTAAGCTGTCAGTGAGTCACTTCATCTGAAACAGAGACAATAAGCTTTATTTTCGGCTGGCGTTAAGGCGGCCATAGTGTCAAACCTGCGTTAGTTTGCAATTTTTTCATATAAAAACTGGAGCACAGCATTTTCCAGCCCTAACGCCGTGTTCGTCAATTTACC from Salvelinus fontinalis isolate EN_2023a chromosome 35, ASM2944872v1, whole genome shotgun sequence harbors:
- the LOC129834715 gene encoding synaptotagmin-9-like isoform X2; amino-acid sequence: MPGDREDEICQKALELLSDLCSKGEVQNENCLDFIYHFRDLARPRYTDSDVSVSLLSLVVTACGLALFGVSIFVSWKLCWIPWRERGPSPSIKEPTHGHHNSPMAPLQPYVPSRESVYTAVDPLVPTLDRRESHRCSIVPVASGTVTGPVTPVSPPPIAAIIPIPEAAMKISHTSPDIPLESQSKGRENGVHTNPRTQRQTTEPSPSVRSMSIHTEIGSNSIRRLSVNRSNPDFNVAQFQRQDSLTGMGLGLGRLKPELYKQRSLEGDEGGRRGGGCGHLHFILKFDCDLEQLIVKIHKAQDLPAKDLLGTSDPYVKIYLLPDRQTKHQTKVHRKTLNPVFDEVFLFPVEYAELPTRKLHFSVYDFDRFSRHDIIGQVVVDNFLDLVDFPAETKLCRDIQYVSTDNVDLGDLMFSLCYLPTAGRLTITMIKARNLKAMDITGASDPYVKVSLMCDGRRLKKRKTSTKRNTLNPVYNEAIVFDVPPENIDQIGLMIAVMDYDRVGHNEVIGVCKVGTDAEHLGRDHWNEMLSYPRKPIAHWHPLIEYQGTTGGSQAGSCNSLKTPPSP